TATATAATAATCCCCGAGCTGCTTTCTCTTTTTCAGTCATTTCAGGCACTATTGTTTCCCTCCTTAGTAAAATGGTAATTCTGTTTATTTAATTGCTCTTGAAGAACTGTTTATTTAATTACTCTTGAAGAACTGCTTAGTTGTAAACTTAAAATCACACAATTCAAAGAAAAATCTGACCTTAAAATAAGAATTAAAATATAGGAAAAGAAGGTTAAGCTGGAGATCAGAAATAGTGATTTGGAGTCGATGAGCTACAATTCAATCTCCAGTATAACCTCAAGGTCATACCTTTTTACCTGGAATCATTGTTTACATTATTTTTCCAAAGATCATTGAGGATATTTTTATCAGCACATAAGCTATTGGCAAAGATGCTAGAAACAAGTACAGAAAAAACCCAAGTGAGCGAAGACCTCTCATTATCCGAACTTCAATGCTGTTCCCCCCGCGAATTACAGCACCATCATAACCTATTGCGTTGTCAAACCGCCTGAAATATGGATCATTCTGTTTCATGTATTTACCCCACTGTTTTTCTCCCCACTGTAAAGTTCTCTTTAATTTACTTTAATAGTAAATACAGATACTTCCTATAAATAGTTATCTTATTGAACTAATGTTAGTTCAATAGTGTTTCAGAGATATTGATAATACCAAATTAGTCAAATGGGTACAAAAAGCAGGCGAAATAGATGATACTGTCTCATTTACATATTGTTTTTGGTCTTCGCCACAACATCTATTGAGGAACTTTTCCAAAAATTATTTTTAAAGTTTTAATCAATAACTTTAATTAGTAGCTTCTTTATTTTCAGCCTTTAGAGAGGCTATTCCTTCAGGATAAGAGATAAGGCATGCATGTCTATTTAATGTCCTTGAAGAAGAGCTTAACTTCGAACTTAAAGTTTCACAACCAGAATCTAAATCCGACCTTGAAGCAAGACTTGAAGCACTAGAAAGCTCTATACACACTTAAAATCAGAAAATAAAAATAATAAAAATCAGAGTGGGCCCGCTGAGATTCGAACTCAGGACCTCCGCCGTGTGAAGGCGACGTCATAACCATCTAGACCACGAGCCCATGAATTGAAATTGAAAATTAAGAGGGCTAAGCAACCATAAAATAGAACTTCCTATGTATAAGCTTATCGCTTGTTAATGATGCTCAGGGCTGCCTCCATGCGGTATGAAAGATTTTTTTTATATTTTACTCGATCTGATCCGGTTTTTATCCACGTTTTTTATCCACTGCCCAGCTTTTTTTTTCACGCCGGCTGAACCAGCATTAATAATCTAAGATTCTATCTGTTTTGCCGGAGAATTTTTCCTCAGTATCAATAAAGTAAATAAGTAATAAATGTTAATAAATCTAAAGACATTAATTTCAGTAAAGGGTTATAAATGATAGAAATCCTCAAAATTCTCTTCAGCATGCCTTTTTTGCTGTATTCATGTTATTCCGACCTTGAATCCCGCATGGTCTCAAATAAGGTCTGGAAATACATGCTTACAGCAGGCTCGATATTTATATTCTATGAGCTTTTTACCGTGGGGATTTCATATCTTATGCAGCTTGTTTTTTCAGGAGTCATTGTTTTTACTGTCGTTTATATTCTTTTCCAGTTCGGGGCTTTCGGAGGCGGGGATGCGAAGGGGCTGATAGTGCTTTCCATCCTTTTTCCGACCTACCCAGTTTTTAAGATCTCAGGAGAAATATATCCCCTTCTCGGGCTTCCGCCTGTGGGGCTTTTTACTTTTACGGTGCTTGGGAATGCTCTCCTGCTGACGACAATTGTCCCGCTAGGAATGTTCTGCTACAATCTCCTGCATTTCTCGCCCGAAATGGTCAAAAAACCGCTTTATATGTTCATAGGCTACAGGACTGAGATCTCTTCCCTGAAAAATAAGAAACATCTTGGCTTGCTTGAAAAATTTGAGCTTGACGAAACCGGAAGTCTCAAAAGAAGGCTCGCCCGTACAGGACTTAATTTCGATGCAGACCAGAAGCCTGAACTTGAAGAATACCTGAAAAAAGGGTTGATTGGGAGAGATATCTGGGTTACTCCAGGTCTGCCGTTCATGCTTTCAATTACAGCGGGCTTTATAACCGCTGTTATTTTTGGAGATTTAATCTTTTATACGGTTATACACTTTATAACAGGTTAACAGGACAATTATCGTTCTCATTCGATTTAGCAACCTGCTGCTAGCCAGATTCAGTTTA
This region of Methanosarcina flavescens genomic DNA includes:
- a CDS encoding A24 family peptidase C-terminal domain-containing protein, encoding MIEILKILFSMPFLLYSCYSDLESRMVSNKVWKYMLTAGSIFIFYELFTVGISYLMQLVFSGVIVFTVVYILFQFGAFGGGDAKGLIVLSILFPTYPVFKISGEIYPLLGLPPVGLFTFTVLGNALLLTTIVPLGMFCYNLLHFSPEMVKKPLYMFIGYRTEISSLKNKKHLGLLEKFELDETGSLKRRLARTGLNFDADQKPELEEYLKKGLIGRDIWVTPGLPFMLSITAGFITAVIFGDLIFYTVIHFITG